The segment GCATCGGGTGCTCTTGGAACCTGCTGCTTCCTTCTTCCTTAGCTGTTTGGTCAATCTCCTCATCCACCTGCACAAGAACACATCGTACCATGCTACCATGCAATAAATTTCAGTTTCAGAAGATGCATGTAGACAGCAAACCTTTTGCTGCATTTCCTTCTCCAGTTTCACTTCCTCCATGAAGCTATTGCACTCAGCGACCTTCAGATGGAAAGACAGCCAATGCATAGCAGTTCTCAGGAATCAGCGATGGCGAGAAAGCATCGCAATGTACGACTTACTTGGCTACCAAACTTGACGCGTCTGACCACACGCACTCGGCACTTCGCTATGCAGCACGTGATCGATCGGTTGTGTGGGTTCCTCTATTGGAGGTTTTGCGGGAATCTGCTGAACAAAAGGATCAGAGAAAGGTTGAGAAGACATTACCACTTGTCGATCTCACCTGAATAACCGATAAGGAAACATGGTCCTCCTTAAAAGTTCAGAAACAGTAGTAATAACAGACTGAAAATTGTGTGCCTGTAACCAATCGTGGcaagctcttctttttctttggctTTGTGGGAAGCGGTCAGTAGTCTTCTGAACTTGATGCGATGAAGGTAACACACCTAGATGGCAGAGATCAGAGATGGTGCTCTGCAATGTGCATATACACCATACGAGCGATGGTACGTCACTCACCTTGTGACCGTCCCGCAAGGCCGCCATGAGTCGATGAGCGGTGCATCGTACTCATCGAATGACCGGACGTCGTCTGGGTCGACGAGGCTTTTACCACTGATAGGCTGCCACGGGGTACCTGGAACAGTTGTTCAGACTTGGACGTATTCTAGAACTCGACAGTTAACGCAAGAGACAGTCGATTTATTCTGCTTCGAACCCTCAAGATCAAACTCGAGTAAAAGCCTTTACATCCAGTCGGCGTTAACCTTTGCCTTAGATAGATTGTATTGTCTTGTTCCTAGTACAAGAGGTGCCAAAGTGCTATCGGTGTTCCCGTGTCGTGTTCAAGAGTTCCCAACCATGTTGTGCTGGGAGCAGGAGCAGCGCTTCGTCGACTCCATCGGCCGCTAGAATACTTGTCCACGTTGCTTACGACAGCGCGGAGGGCGGCGCTCACCCAAACGCCCCTCTCGGCTATACCTGTCCACGTTGCGATCTGCTGCAGCTTGTCAGCCTAGGCCGTTAAAGAGATTGACAAGCGCCATCGTGCTTTCCTTTGGGCAGCACTGAAGAAGTGACAGGCGGAAAATGCAAAGTGGCATGGCCACTGGTATGCTCACCCAAGGAGCTCGGCGGCCTGGGGATGCCAGACCTCAGGTTCATGGGGTACGCCCTTCGTCTACGCTGGGAATGGATGCGCCGCGTTCAGCCGGACGCAGTCTGGGCGCGCCTACCGTCGAAGCCGGAGAAGAATGTTGAAAGCATGTTCCATGCATCTGTTTCAGTGATCATTGGCGAAGGGGCATCCGCATGATTCTGGAAGGACTCTTGGCTCCAGGACGGACCCCAATGCCGTTCTGCGCTGAACCTGTTCGTGATCGTGGCCGTCCGGCGGAGAAACCACACTGTCCATGACGCTTAATGAAGAACGTGCAGCGCATGCTTTCGAAAAAAGTACTCGCAAAGACATCAATAGTTGAATCGAAAGGTTAACGCAAGCAAATCCAAAATGATCCATCATCTTCACTCGTAGGGCCATAAAGTAGAACAATTCATACTCACACAGAATAGTAGAGTTTGCACAGTTACATATATAGGAAATGACACGTTTTTATACATGCTTGGTGGATTCTTCCCTGGGTAATCGTTCTCGTCGACGATGGATAGACATACTTCATTAGAGGTTTCTGACCAGAACTCAAACTCATTTCAACAACAATACAAATTGCCATTTGAAATACTATTAATACCATATTGATCATTTTTAGTCACCAGGGGCTGGGGATCCAAATTCCAACACGTAGCAAGTGATGGAGTCCTGGTTGGAAACACGCCTAGCCTCCATGGATCGGCATCTTCCTGCCTTGAACCGATTGAGCTTAATCTCAACTACAGTTCGCAACTCCTCCAGTTTACTGTCAGTGAACTGAAAGTATGCCTTTCTTGCTGTTGCACTGAACAAGAGGATCGCAGGCACAACAGATAATCCATATGCAAACCCAAGCATTGCACATAAGTATGCCCCTCCATCAATATTGTACCAATGCTTCCTATTGTTTTCATGCTTGATGTTGTGTTGCAAACATATTCTGGACAGTGGAGGCCCACAAAGATTTGCATTACCCAAAAAACTACTATCTGAGAAAGTAACAAATTGACGTTCAGCTGGTATCCTTCCTGATAGGTAGTTGTATGATAAATTTAGCACCTCAAGATAACCTAAATTTGCAAGGCTCCAAGGAATTGGACCTGACAAACCATTCTGCGAGAGATCAAGTGCCTCTAAACTCCGTAGGTTGCCAATTTCGTCAGGAATAATACCACTTATATGATTTCCTGAGAGATTCAAGTATACCAGACAAGATAGAGCTCCTATTTCTTTGGGAATTTCTCCTGTGAGTTGATTTCCAGACAGATCGATAAAGTTTGTATTAAATAGGAGGAGTAAACCACCATCAAAATCTGAACTACCAGTGGCTATGTGCACAGCCACCTGTGGAAGAGGGCCATCATAAACAGTAGTGAATTTGAATTGTGGAAATTTGAAAGCATATTCCTTAAAACCCTCCTGATATACACTCATAGCCGTTAAACTTCCTAGAGAAAGTGGTACAGGACCAGATAAGTTGTTGTCAGCAAGATCCAATAAACGTAGGTCGTGAAGTTGGAACAGTTGCTCAGGTATTTCTCCAGAAAATTGATTTGACCGTAGAAGCAGCACAAGCAGAGATTGTTGGCTATCACCCATCCAAGTGGGTATCTCACCTGATAAATTATTATGTGCAAGGTCCAGAATGATCAATCTATTGCATGATTTCAAGGAGGTGGGCAAATTACCAGTTAAACCGTTGTCGCTTAGGTATAATACAGCAAGGGAGGTTATAGAAACCATAGTTGAAGGTATTTCTCCATGGAACTTGTTCCTTGAGAAGTCTATGGTTTGCAATTGTGAAGCCTTATGCCAACAATCTGGGAGAACACCTGAAAATGAGTTGCTTGAGAGAAGAATTGATTCCATCAAAGCCATCCTACAAAGATATGTTGGAATTCTTCCAGACAAGCGGTTCCCCGATAGATCCAGCATTTGAACACTATCTGGTAACCTAGGAATCCCACCCACAAGATTGTTTGATCTCATATTGAATACTTTCAATGCTTTCATTTGCTCCAAACTCGTTGGCAATCGACCAGTGATGCTGTTCTTTGATAAATCCAAGCTAGTGATGGATGAAGAGAAGTTCCAGAGCCAATCAGGTAATGTGCCCGCGATATCTGTGCTGCCTAGATCAACCATCTCAATTTTAGTTTGTGAACGCAGCCAGTAAGGGAAGTACGGCCCTACTTGACAAGCACGCAATCCTAGAACTCTGAGTTGAAAAGGTGGCATCCATTTTGGTTCAATAGCAATCTTCAGATTGTTTGATGCTAAACTTAGGAATTCCAAACTGGATACACTGCCAAAGTGGATCTCAGATATAATGCCATCAAATGCATTGAAGGAAAGATCCAAATAAGTCAAGTTTGGTAACTTGCCGATACTTTCTGGTACTTTcccataaaataagttattactTATGTCAAGATAGCTTACACTTGTTAAGTCCTCAAGCCAACCAGATAGACTTCCATTTACATTATTATTGCCAACATTGAGAAAATGTAGTTGCTTCATGCAGAAGAACAAGTTCTTCATTGCTGCAGTATGTCCATATAAACTGTTCATAGACAAGTCAATGTATTTTAAGCTGCACAACCTACGCGTAGCCTGTGGTATTTCTCCATTCAAGTGGTTATTCCGCAACTGAAGCAATTCAAGGGAGGTCAGATTTTCTATCTTGTAAGGAATTAAGCCCGAAAGTTGACAGCCTGACAAGTCCAAATATGACAGAGAATTCAGCCCCCAAATCCAATTTGGCAGACAAGAATTGAGCTCATTGTTTGTAAGATTCAGTACCGTAAGGTCCGTGAAGTTGACATGAGAAACAGAATTCAAGTCGGTGGCAGGAAGAAATGCATCATTCAAGTGAAGAACTTTAAGAGAAGGAAGCTTACTAAGAGCTTGCAGCCAGTCTGAGGATGTAGCGAGATACACCCAACCAAGATCTAGATATGTAAGTAATGTAAGGCGAGAAACCCAAAGGAAGCTGTCCAGTCGGATTGTAGGTGATGAACCGAAGGAATTGAGATCAATATGCTCCAAGGTTGACAAATTACCGAGCTGGGGAGGGACCTTCCCACCAAAGTAAGCACGTGAAAGATCAAGATATCTCAACTTCTTGAAGCTGCCTACAAATTCTGGAATGGCCAGCCCACCAAAATTGTTGTCGCTCAGATCAAGGTATGCAAGCCTCGTCAGAGCAGCCAAGGATGAGTTGATTTCCCCTTCCCCTTTGAGACCATACTGGCTGACATCCAGCCTGATGACATGTAGGGTCTTGTTGCTGCAGGCCACCCCATTCCAATTGCAGCAATCTTGGTGTTGCCAGGAACGCAGCTTATCACCTGGATCGGCAACACCTGCCTTGAAGGCAAGCAACGCATCTCGCTCCTCGGGGATGCATGAACTTGCCTGCCCAACTATGTTGGAAATGGTGAAGTAACAAAGGACCAGAGCTGTGAGCAATCCGTTCGTCCTTCCACTCATGGAATGAACTAACAAAAACAAAGCATGTGGCTGAAACCTGTCAGGAACGGCTTGAAATAGAGACTTCCTGAGACAAATTACGacgacttgagctcaaagtcgACAAGTATGCTCATCTAGTCCTTAGTGGATTTACCCCCgcaaagagaaagagagaggatTAATGAAGTTATCATGTCGCTTTCCAATCTTATTGGTATATTTGTCCTTTATAGCACTTGGTTAGCAGACGTACCAAGCCACTGCAGTGTTGCTAACTAGTAGCCTCAATGAATTCCCAGTCATCCCCTAACCCTCAAAGAACAAAGATCAGTGCCCCCTCTTCATTATCAGTACGAGCAAGGCCTTCAGCTCTCCAAAGTTTGTAGGGTGCTAGCTTGTGGtgccactatatatatatatgcgtgCTACTATATTTCTGGATCTGAGATTATTTGTACAGCTAACATTCTGCTGTACTATGATCAATTATATAGCAAAGATCTACTGGTAATCTGCTGTATTAATGATCTCAAATCACAGGTAGCATGGGGGAGACTTGAAAGTGGCCCGGAAAAGAGAAAACATTGCCGGCTACGAGACGTCAATCGCGTGGTGCGGAAAAGAGAGAACATTGCCGGCTACTTGACAACAGTAAGGTTGAAGAGATGTGGATGTGCGGATTCCGGGAAAGGAGGGGGCAGAGTGAGGGAGACTTTACAGCTTGCTAGACGCGGTGTCGTCGCTGGCAGCCTTCACGTACGGCTGCGCCTcgaccgcgcagcagcagcagcacgcgaCGCCGGCGCCTCCCCCACCTCCGACTTCTCCCGCCGCCGTGGTCTGCTCGGCCAGTGCAAGGTGGTGAGAGGCGGAATGAATAATGGGCCTTGGGCCATGACCCATCAAGTGCTGGTGGGAACTATTTTGGGCCTCCGTCGGCTGCAGCTGCACATCAACATGGGCCGAGATGCAATTGTTGACTCGTACTGCAGAGTGGCCCAAGACTGCCGTGCTGCAGacgtaaaaatatatatatatatatatatatagccacgGCGCTCCAGAGGCAACAAGGCCTTAAAGCACCTTTACCTTTACTTGTGAATGAAAACGTAAAAAAATCACTTTGAAAACACCACGGCGCTGCATGAGATGTTCCTTgtcataaaatttttatattttttcgattattttttttttaaaaaaaagaaacgtTGATCTTTTTTTAGGGGAAAAAGAAACGTTGATAGCTTTTTTTTTCGGTGCCGTAAAGTGATATTTCATAGCCAGCAACTTATTTTCACGGTGGCTCGCTGCATTGTTTATTTTGGGTTACGGCAAAGCAGAGGCCCACGAGAAATTTAGAAGCCCAATTGCAGATTTGCTTAACAATCAATCAGACTAGCTAGCACACAAATGGACAACGGTGCAGCTAGCCGAGCAGCAAGATCAATGAGAGAGACTCCGGAGCCAATGCGTGCGGCAATGCCAACAAGccatactactactactactactactactgtacTAGATCCCACGCTGAAACTGCTGGGAAAAGTCGATCGAGTTCGACGATCTCGGGGAGGTCAGGACGAAACTTCTCGACGCATGCATGTGATCGACTCAGAGTCCCGTCGTCCTCGGCGACACTATCacccttttttttttatttttgcatataAGGCCCACGAAAAATTGCATGCAAGGTACGGCAGTATGGGTATGGCCGATGAAGGGCTGGATGAAGAAGTAAAGCTAGAGAGATGGATGAGCGGAGTGACCAACTTAGGCTTtgttgtagtattttcgttttttatttgacaaacattgtccaatcacgaattaactatgctcaaaagattaatctcacaaattatagataaactgtacaattagtttttatttttatctacatttaatacttcatgcatgcgaccaaagattcgatgtgacggagaatcttgaaaatgtttgcgaactaaacaaggccttataacaATCTCCAGATCTCCCATGATTCGGAGATCAAGCGCAAATCCTCGGGAAAGCATTACATTAATTACGCGGATCGAGAACCCTAACTTTCCGCGGGCAGCAAGCTAAATCATCGGCCAGTCAGCCTGCCACTGCCAGTAGAGAAAGCCActaccaaaataaaaaaaaagtgacAGAGTAGAGATGGATCATGGTCGCATCGCTCTGACCGCACGCACACAGCAGGGGAGGATCGAGGAAAGTTGCGATGGGAGAGATGCATGCATGGGTACGACGACCACGGAGCACCCACCTGGCATGTCGGGCGATGTCGCCGCGGCCCGCCCACACATGCCTGCCTGTCACGGAGCCGCCGCCGATGCATGGGCCGCCACTGTTCCAATCGCCGTCGCGGCCGGCAGCGACCACTGCAGCACCATCACCGCCGCTGCAGGCTGCAGCAGCCCCCACATGAACCAATCATTGGGGGAACCGCGTGCTGCTCTGCTCCGTGGCCACCCTGCCTGCCTTTTAATTTATCTATCGCATTGCAGAGCTCGCTCATCCATCGCTTGGGGGAAGGGAGCCACAGCATGTACGAGTACGACTAGATCTAGGAGTTAGTATTACTTGATGGTACTATTATTAGCTCTTACTAGCTACCCTCTCATATTAGCACCatcttcttccttttttttttttttgaaaacctcAGTTTTCCAAGTAGTCAAACAATTCTAAATTTGACTAGAAATACTACTAGTAACTTTTTTTATGCGTCCCAGCTAGATTAATTATggaatctatttttataataaacttaaaAAGATATACAAGTGCCGATACTCTATAATCATAGTTAAATTTAAGATTGATTGACTCCTCAATCAAGAAACGAGATTTACATTATTCTTTCAATGATGGAGGAAGTATATGCTCAACCATGCATAATGTGTCAACATTACGCTGCTACTcatatgtactccctccatttcttTTTGTGGAAAAAAAAGTGTATtagcatttgagaagaaataGAGTATTTTCACCTACGCATTGACCATTAGCTTCTCTAACAATTTGTCATCTGTTGCTACAAAACCTATATATTATCATAGTATTTAGCCAACAGAATAATTAAGGTTAACTATCACGACATAGAAATTACTATGTGTTAACTAGAggaaaattaattaataataaaAAACCTCCTCTTCATGTCAATAAACTACTTACCATTGTCGTTACAGAAAAATATTGCCCTTATGCATATATTCTCTAGTGCTGCTCATACCATTCTTAACTTGATCCTATCTTTCTCCCCAAACAATGTAATGATACAAAATTGCAAAAATGATTCTCAAAGACAACCTCTTTCATTTACAAAGGCGGTTCAAAATCATTTGTGTCTCCCAAAATACCAAGTGACATTAAGAGGTGGTCGCCCAATTACGAAGAGAGTCCATTTACAGAGAGAATCCAATAAACATTGCCTCTATAAATTGACTATACAGGCAAAATCCTTAAGAGTCCCATCTTAGCTAATAAATTCAAGGTCTAGCCTACAAAATCCCAATACAAACCCTAAGCGACTAAGCCTCACACAACCCTCCACTCTCATCTACCACATAGCCATGTAACCACCCCCATAACTACAAATCACTagccctctctctctccataACCCCTTCTCTCCTTCTTCGAGAGAGCATCGCCACACAACCATGGTCGAGGTGGCCTCAGCTGGGTTATTAGCTCATGTAGATCTTTGTCACCCTGAATCCAGTGAGGGGAGCTCATCTCTAAGCTACACCTCGCCTCCCAACCCAATCGACTCCACCCCCTTTTCTCCATTGGCGTCAAGATCCATGCTACCGGTGAGGTGGATGGACATAGACATAGCCTTTTGTATCATCCTCTTGGATTTCCAAACTTGGAGAGTGGGAGGACAAGAGGGTAGGGGGTTGCGGATCTAATGCTAGAGGAGGTGGCAAAGGCGAGGGAGACATTGGTGGCCTAATATGCCCTACATTTTCAATGGAGCAAAAAAAGTAGTAGTATATATACCTTCGATACCCCCACTCATCTTCTGTCATTTAGTCCATCATCCCTCAGTCGTCTTACCTTTCTGGTTTTTACGGATGGCATATCACTCATGTTGTGGCTAAAAACAGTATAATTCTAGGAACTATTGAGTGTTTGAATCATCTATCTCCTTTTATATATTGAATACATTTGTTCAGGCTTCAACCCCCTTATATCATTCTTTCATAAAAAGCATTAATGCCTCAACTAAATGGAATAACCAAGTCAGAACATAAAAGGTAGAACAAGtatacataaaaaaaataatcagGAGATGCCACGTTAAGAAAGAGGTTCCAACTCATGATCAATTCTTCTTTTCAAAGCCTGCGGCTGCAGCAGCTCGATCGGGCGAGCCAAAATTAAAACACCTGAAAAGAATATAGGTCAAGTTGCTAAGGCAGGAACCTTTGCAAGAATATGGCGTGTGCTGCTGGTACTGTATATATATGGCCGGTGAGCGTGTTTCCGGAAATTGTTCATAGATCATGTGCAAGCAGAAATATGCAATACATATGCAGCAGCAGAAATGCACACAATATGATGGCAAGCATGCGGCACCAGCCACGCACAGCCGGCCGGTCATGTGCAGCCGCAATGCATGATTCCGCAGTTAGCTCGCGCGATCGTGAGAAGCAGATCGATCGATCTCCCTCTCATATGGTCATGGGATCATCAGCTGGtaaagccagccagccagctcCTGTTGCAGGTCATAGTTAGTTAGTCATAGCATGCATGTCATGAGCAAAACTGTAGTATTTGTTGCCCGCCATGATTTGGATAACATGGCCTTGTCGGACCAAAGTACGTAGATTCACAGAGCATATAGTATATAATATACAGCTAATTAAGAGTAGGGTTGCATGCATCGATCTATCTGATCAAGCTAATTATTTGGCCTAATCAACTGACTCGTAGTATTATGACGTGTGTTGGTTGCCACTTTGCATGCAACGATGATGATCATCGAACCTACTTTCAGGTATATATGCAGTTAGCGACTGCTCGATCGCCTCTTACAGGGTACAAGCAGTTTACAGGTAGGCTAGGACGCTAGGTAGCTGCACGAGATCGAGGCACAATCACCTCTAATCAGTAGAGATAATGCAAGGTGGGTTGCTTGCAAATCCGAAAGAAGACTTAATTTTATGAACCCACATATAAAATTAAGCCCATTTGTAGATTTTTGGACAATCCAATCTTGCATTTGTAATAATTAGTCATAAACAATCACGTAGGACGACATACTTTTTTAGAAAAAGGAATATATTAATATCTTAACTTCTACATTGACTAATGCATATGATTATTCATTATTACAAACGAGCAACACAGATCTAAGGAATCTCAAAAATGAAGTTTTGAGCCATCAAGACAGAAAAGTTTTCAAAAAGAAACAACTAAAGACCAATTCTGTTGCTAAAATGTCAGCCGTGTCTTACAAACACCTCTATTGCGGCTGTTTCGGTGGTCCTACAGCTTGCCTTCATAAACTGACGATCCTCCTCCTTGTGAAGCAAGAGCCAAAACCTAATTCGATGCGAGCCCTTGTAGATAACTTGCATATAAGAAGGTGATGTGTTCTTGTCAGACACGATATGATCATTTTTTGTTAACCAAAGTGTCCAACAAATAGCACTTTCACCTTAAGATTTAACTCTTCCAACCAACCTGTAAACAAATAGTGTACACCAGTTAGAGGTTTTAAGTTTGTTAGGTATAATAACGATACCCTCCTCTGTTTCAAAAAAAACCAAATCATTATTTtcttaagtttaactaaatttatagaaatatTTATTAATATAAATGTTTAAGTCTCCAATTAGGTTTATTATACTACAGAAATATATCCGGTGACAAACCTATACTCATATTACTACAACCTTTTTGTGGATATGGTTTAAAAAATTGGttgatatattaaaaaataacaattttatttttttaaaatagacTGGGAATATTGTTGTTATAGTGCTAAGGCCAGCCTTAATAGGGAGTTCCATGTGCCAGTTTTCAACACATCTGATTTTAGAAACAGTGCAGAAGAGTTTCATGGGTATAACTAGCGATTCTTTCTAGAGAACTAATAACAttctttctagagattaaataaCTAGCGATTTGAACACTGTTGCGGACGCTCTTAGTATTGTAAggtcactcacaatgcaagactctatcacagagtctaagacaattaattacatattatttatggtattttgctgatgtggcagcatatttattgaagaaagaagtagaaaaaataagactccaagtcttatttagactctaagtccacattattcgacgtaataaataactttagactctatgatagagtctgtattGCTAGTgccctaaggccagtctcagtggaagTTTCATTTGAGTTTCATTCACATTAAATAAGCTGCCACATATGTATTTTGGATGACATGGCactgtatttaagaagagagagaagaaatgagtttcatctagatgaaactctcttggcacgattaccaactctctatgagtcttgaAATTAAATGCCTACGAAACCATGGAATGAAACTCTTCATTGAGAGTGGATGTTTCATCCAAGTTTTATTTTATTGCACATGACATGGCGACTTTGGAAACAACACTATGAAACTCTTCACTAggaccagtctcaatgcatagtttcatgacacagttaccaagattaTAAACTAAGTAATCGAGCcataggagtttcatggggatgaaactcctctctcatctgatgaaactccttcatttaatgaccctgccaagtcagcaatattgcttatgtggcaccatatttaatgtgcatgacaatgTCATGAAACATACATCGAGACTGGGCTAAGATTGGCCTAATGCGGAGCCGCCGCTCCTGCTGTCTGGACGCAGATTCAGTAACTTTGCTCTGGTAAGTCACGTTGTAACTTTCGCACCTCTATCCATCGTTCAATCTAGATTCAACGGTTCACAAGCAATCTGGCATAAAGTATGAGTACATATTTTATTTAGGCAACGACCTAAGAGACAGCAAGTACAAATGGGGCTCCTCTGCGTCGCCCCCTGTGCGGCTTGCCCGCTCCGGCATCACACGCCGTCGTGATCTCACCAACGGGGCTCCTCAGAATCTTCGCGTGTTGCTTCCAGCACTAGGAGGATGCGCAGCGAGCTCGCGAAAGGTGCAGAGAGTTCAGGGCCAGCGCTGTAAGCGTGCACCGTCAGCCGCTACCAGAACAGAAGTGGCCAATGTGCTCGCTCATGGACTCGGCGATGATTGTCGTCAAGATCGCCTCATTGGTCCTCGTCTCCGCGAGGACatgccaccaccgccgcgcgaaCTCGCCCCTGTCGCGTGACGCCGCCATGGGGACACGCCCGGCCGAGCGTTGCAACCACGCGAGCTCGCCCCTGCCTCATGACACCGCGCGCCACCGTAGGGATGTGCTCGGCCGAGCGCTGTCGCCACGCGAGCTCGCCCCTATCGAGCGCAGCCGCCGCGGGGACGCACCCTAGCCATGCGAGCGCGCCTGCACCGCCATCGCCGCCCACGGCCTTAGCGCATGAGCCCAGCGTATCCGCAAGAACACGCTGCCGCCGCGTGACGCCGCCGTGGGGACGCGCCTGGGCGAGCGCTGCTGCCGCGTGAGCTCGCCCCTACCGAGCgctgccgcctccgccgccgtggGGACGTGGCCTGGCCGAGTGCCGCCGCCGTGTATACGCACCCATGGCCGCGCGAGCGCGCTTGcgccgccatcaccgtcgcggcgttGGCACGTGAGCCCGACGCGACGCGCGCAAGGTACTCCTCAACGTCCTCCCGCGAGTTGAACACCATCGCATCCCTGACGGTAGGGAACTCCCAACGCTCTATCATCGATCCTCGGCCACCATGGAGAAGACGGGGAAGGACGGAGGAAGAAGATGACTAGTGGGGTCCATACGTCATTGACACAAGAGAGATGAGACTATATCACTGTAGAGGCCTTAGATACGGAGACGCTGAGAACGCTTCGATCACAGTTGGACGGTGGATATGTAGGCTAAAGTTACATCGTGACTTGCTTGAGTAAAGTTACTgacgccttgtttacttccaaatttttttacaaaataggaatagtaacactttcgtttgtatttaacaaatattgttcaattatagactaactaggctcaaaagattcttctcgtcaattccgaccaaactgtgcaattagtttttattttcatctatatttaatactttatatatacgtctaaagattcgatgtgacagggaatctgaaaaaattttgcaaaatttttggaaactaaaaagACCTGAATCCCAGTCCCTGCTGTCTATGGTCGACCGGGTCCCGTGGAGGGAGGTATGGGACCCGCTGCGCAGCCGGAGGCCGGAGCCGAGCCGCCATGGCGCACGTGCGCGCGACGCGGCCGTACACCCGTCCAAGCTGGCGTGCCTCGGGATTCCCCGGCGCCCGCATGTGCACGCCACGCCGGCGCCCATCGACCCGCCTGCGTGCTTGCAACCACGTACATGTGTGCCCAAGTTGCCCACTGCGTGCTGCTACAAACCTTATTACTCGCAGGTTTCTTCGTTCCATTGTTCCCGTTGTCCGCCCCATAAAATATTATTGTTATTGTCATAAATTTGTTGGTGAATTGCGAAAGAATAATGTATAGCTTATTGTGTGCTCACCTAGCTAGA is part of the Sorghum bicolor cultivar BTx623 chromosome 10, Sorghum_bicolor_NCBIv3, whole genome shotgun sequence genome and harbors:
- the LOC8070709 gene encoding probable leucine-rich repeat receptor-like protein kinase At1g35710, which produces MSGRTNGLLTALVLCYFTISNIVGQASSCIPEERDALLAFKAGVADPGDKLRSWQHQDCCNWNGVACSNKTLHVIRLDVSQYGLKGEGEINSSLAALTRLAYLDLSDNNFGGLAIPEFVGSFKKLRYLDLSRAYFGGKVPPQLGNLSTLEHIDLNSFGSSPTIRLDSFLWVSRLTLLTYLDLGWVYLATSSDWLQALSKLPSLKVLHLNDAFLPATDLNSVSHVNFTDLTVLNLTNNELNSCLPNWIWGLNSLSYLDLSGCQLSGLIPYKIENLTSLELLQLRNNHLNGEIPQATRRLCSLKYIDLSMNSLYGHTAAMKNLFFCMKQLHFLNVGNNNVNGSLSGWLEDLTSVSYLDISNNLFYGKVPESIGKLPNLTYLDLSFNAFDGIISEIHFGSVSSLEFLSLASNNLKIAIEPKWMPPFQLRVLGLRACQVGPYFPYWLRSQTKIEMVDLGSTDIAGTLPDWLWNFSSSITSLDLSKNSITGRLPTSLEQMKALKVFNMRSNNLVGGIPRLPDSVQMLDLSGNRLSGRIPTYLCRMALMESILLSSNSFSGVLPDCWHKASQLQTIDFSRNKFHGEIPSTMVSITSLAVLYLSDNGLTGNLPTSLKSCNRLIILDLAHNNLSGEIPTWMGDSQQSLLVLLLRSNQFSGEIPEQLFQLHDLRLLDLADNNLSGPVPLSLGSLTAMSVYQEGFKEYAFKFPQFKFTTVYDGPLPQVAVHIATGSSDFDGGLLLLFNTNFIDLSGNQLTGEIPKEIGALSCLVYLNLSGNHISGIIPDEIGNLRSLEALDLSQNGLSGPIPWSLANLGYLEVLNLSYNYLSGRIPAERQFVTFSDSSFLGNANLCGPPLSRICLQHNIKHENNRKHWYNIDGGAYLCAMLGFAYGLSVVPAILLFSATARKAYFQFTDSKLEELRTVVEIKLNRFKAGRCRSMEARRVSNQDSITCYVLEFGSPAPGD